One Podarcis raffonei isolate rPodRaf1 chromosome 3, rPodRaf1.pri, whole genome shotgun sequence genomic region harbors:
- the EZR gene encoding ezrin isoform X2 — protein sequence MQSWSLPSSLTQQANSCLTRVMDQHKLSREQWEERIQVWHAEHGGMLKENAMLEYLKIAQDLEMYGINYFEIKNKKGTDLWLGVDALGLNIYEKDDKLTPKIGFPWSEIRNISFNDKKFVIKPIDKKAPDFVFYAPRLRINKRILQLCMGNHELYMRRRKPDTIEVQQMKAQAREEKHQKQLERQQLENEKKKRETIEKEKEQMLREKEELMMRLQEYELKTQKAEKELSDQIQKARELEDERRRAQEEAERLENERLAALQAKEELERQAADQMKSQEQLATELAEYTARIALLEEARKRKENEVEEWQHRAIEAQEDLVKTKEELHLVMTAPPPPPPPVYEPVNYHVHDNLQDEGTESSGYSAEFSSEGILDDRNEEKRITEAQKNERVQKQLKTLTDELAQARDENKKTQNDLIHTENMRQGRDKYKTLRQIRQGNTKQRIDEFEAM from the exons ATGCAGAGCTGGAGTTTGCCATCCAGCCTAACACAACAGGCAAACAGCTGTTTGACCAG AGTAATGGACCAACATAAACTCTCTAGAGAACAGTGGGAAGAACGGATCCAGGTCTGGCATGCCGAACATGGTGGAATGCTCAA AGAGAATGCCATGCTGGAATACCTGAAGATTGCCCAGGATCTGGAGATGTATGGAATCAACTACTTTGAAATCAAGAATAAGAAAGGGACTGATCTCTGGCTGGGAGTAGATGCACTTGGGCTGAACATTTATGAGAAGGACGACAA ATTAACTCCCAAGATTGGCTTCCCTTGGAGTGAGATCAGAAACATCTCTTTCAATGACAAGAAGTTTGTCATAAAACCAATTGACAAGAAAGCCCCA GACTTTGTGTTTTATGCTCCTCGTCTAAGAATCAACAAGAGGATCCTGCAGCTGTGCATGGGAAATCATGAGCTGTACATGCGCCGTAGGAAACCTGACACCATTGAGGTCCAACAGATGAAAGCCCAGGCCCGTGAAGAGAAGCACCAGAAGCAGCTAGAAAG ACAACAGCtagaaaatgaaaagaagaagagagagacaattgAGAAGGAGAAAGAGCAGATGCTAAGGGAGAAGGAAGAACTGATGATGAGACTGCAGGAGTACGAACTGAAGACACAGAAAGCAGAAAAAG AGCTCTCAGACCAAATCCAAAAAGCCAGGGAGCTTGAAGATGAAAGGAGAAGGGCTCAGGAGGAAGCTGAGCGTCTAGAGAACGAGCGCTTAGCTGCTCTGCAAGCCAAGGAAGAACTGGAGAGGCAAGCAGCCGACCAGATGAAGAGTCAGGAGCAGCTG GCTACAGAGCTTGCCGAATACACAGCTAGGATTGCACTGCTGGAAGAGGCAAGGAAACGCAAGGAGAATGAAGTAGAAGAGTGGCAGCACAGG GCTATAGAAGCCCAAGAAGATCttgtaaaaacaaaagaggagctGCACTTGGTGATGACTGCTccacctcctccacccccacctgTATATGAGCCAGTGAACTACCATGTCCATGACAACCTTCAGGACGAAGGAACCGAGTCCTCTGGCTACAGCGCAGAATTCTCCAGTGAAGGGATCTTGGATGATCGTAACGAAGAGAAGAGAATCACTGAAGCCCAAAAGAATGAGCGTGTGCAAAAGCAGCTGAAG ACGCTGACTGATGAACTAGCCCAGGCCAGAGATGAGAACAAGAAGACACAAAACGACCTCATTCACACAGAGAATATGCGGCAAGGACGAGACAAGTACAAGACACTGAGGCAGATCCGACAAggcaacaccaagcaaagaattGACGAGTTTGAAGCTATGTAA
- the EZR gene encoding ezrin isoform X1 yields the protein MPKPVNVRVTTMDAELEFAIQPNTTGKQLFDQVVKTIGLREVWYFGLQYVDNKGFPTWLKLDKKVSAQEVRKENPLQFKFRAKFYPEDVSEELIQDITQKLFFLQVKEGILSDEIYCPPETAVLLGSYAVQAKYGDYNKELHKPGYLSSERLIPQRVMDQHKLSREQWEERIQVWHAEHGGMLKENAMLEYLKIAQDLEMYGINYFEIKNKKGTDLWLGVDALGLNIYEKDDKLTPKIGFPWSEIRNISFNDKKFVIKPIDKKAPDFVFYAPRLRINKRILQLCMGNHELYMRRRKPDTIEVQQMKAQAREEKHQKQLERQQLENEKKKRETIEKEKEQMLREKEELMMRLQEYELKTQKAEKELSDQIQKARELEDERRRAQEEAERLENERLAALQAKEELERQAADQMKSQEQLATELAEYTARIALLEEARKRKENEVEEWQHRAIEAQEDLVKTKEELHLVMTAPPPPPPPVYEPVNYHVHDNLQDEGTESSGYSAEFSSEGILDDRNEEKRITEAQKNERVQKQLKTLTDELAQARDENKKTQNDLIHTENMRQGRDKYKTLRQIRQGNTKQRIDEFEAM from the exons GTCAATGTACGAGTTACCACTATGGATGCAGAGCTGGAGTTTGCCATCCAGCCTAACACAACAGGCAAACAGCTGTTTGACCAG GTGGTCAAGACGATAGGCTTACGCGAAGTCTGGTACTTTGGTCTTCAGTATGTGGATAACAAAGGATTCCCAACCTGGCTGAAGCTTGACAAAAAG GTCTCTGCTCAAGAGGTCAGGAAAGAGAACCCTCTGCAGTTCAAATTCCGTGCCAAGTTCTACCCTGAAGATGTATCTGAGGAGCTGATCCAGGACATCACACAGAAGCTGTTCTTCCTGCAGGTGAAAGAAGGAATCCTTAGTGATGAAATCTATTGCCCACCTGAAACTGCAGTCCTCCTTGGGTCTTACGCTGTGCAAGCCAAATATGGAGACTACAATAAAGAACTGCACAAGCCAGGATACCTCAGTTCTGAACGCCTCATTCCCCAAAG AGTAATGGACCAACATAAACTCTCTAGAGAACAGTGGGAAGAACGGATCCAGGTCTGGCATGCCGAACATGGTGGAATGCTCAA AGAGAATGCCATGCTGGAATACCTGAAGATTGCCCAGGATCTGGAGATGTATGGAATCAACTACTTTGAAATCAAGAATAAGAAAGGGACTGATCTCTGGCTGGGAGTAGATGCACTTGGGCTGAACATTTATGAGAAGGACGACAA ATTAACTCCCAAGATTGGCTTCCCTTGGAGTGAGATCAGAAACATCTCTTTCAATGACAAGAAGTTTGTCATAAAACCAATTGACAAGAAAGCCCCA GACTTTGTGTTTTATGCTCCTCGTCTAAGAATCAACAAGAGGATCCTGCAGCTGTGCATGGGAAATCATGAGCTGTACATGCGCCGTAGGAAACCTGACACCATTGAGGTCCAACAGATGAAAGCCCAGGCCCGTGAAGAGAAGCACCAGAAGCAGCTAGAAAG ACAACAGCtagaaaatgaaaagaagaagagagagacaattgAGAAGGAGAAAGAGCAGATGCTAAGGGAGAAGGAAGAACTGATGATGAGACTGCAGGAGTACGAACTGAAGACACAGAAAGCAGAAAAAG AGCTCTCAGACCAAATCCAAAAAGCCAGGGAGCTTGAAGATGAAAGGAGAAGGGCTCAGGAGGAAGCTGAGCGTCTAGAGAACGAGCGCTTAGCTGCTCTGCAAGCCAAGGAAGAACTGGAGAGGCAAGCAGCCGACCAGATGAAGAGTCAGGAGCAGCTG GCTACAGAGCTTGCCGAATACACAGCTAGGATTGCACTGCTGGAAGAGGCAAGGAAACGCAAGGAGAATGAAGTAGAAGAGTGGCAGCACAGG GCTATAGAAGCCCAAGAAGATCttgtaaaaacaaaagaggagctGCACTTGGTGATGACTGCTccacctcctccacccccacctgTATATGAGCCAGTGAACTACCATGTCCATGACAACCTTCAGGACGAAGGAACCGAGTCCTCTGGCTACAGCGCAGAATTCTCCAGTGAAGGGATCTTGGATGATCGTAACGAAGAGAAGAGAATCACTGAAGCCCAAAAGAATGAGCGTGTGCAAAAGCAGCTGAAG ACGCTGACTGATGAACTAGCCCAGGCCAGAGATGAGAACAAGAAGACACAAAACGACCTCATTCACACAGAGAATATGCGGCAAGGACGAGACAAGTACAAGACACTGAGGCAGATCCGACAAggcaacaccaagcaaagaattGACGAGTTTGAAGCTATGTAA